From the genome of Hydrogenovibrio kuenenii DSM 12350:
ATTATCTAAATCAAGCGCTGGGGCGTCCTGCAACGATAAGGGATGTATATCGTCATTTTTTTTGGTTTGCAACTACCATTCTTGACAGAGTTTATTTTCTGTCAGGTAGACATTCAGCCTTTAATATTACCTATGAAAATCGTGAGAAGTGGAAAGAATCCATGCAGGAACGTCCCACACAACTGTATTTTGGAGCGCATTTTGGTAGTTTGGATGCAGTCAGATTTCTTTCACAAGAAATTCATAATATAAAAATTAAAGCTGTAGTGAAAGTTGATCAGAACGAAAGGATCATGAAAATATTTAATGAGCTAAATCCAGAGTTGCAATCGGGAATAATTCCCAATGATGGTATGAATACGATTTTTGATATTTATGACGCATTGAAGACTGGAAGCTCGGTGGCAATCTTAAAGGATCGTTCGGTTAGTCAGGAAAAAACTGTAGAAGTTCAATTTTTTAAAGACAAGATTAGAATTCCGATTTCAGGATTTAAACTGGCACAGAAGAGAAATATTCCAGTAACTGTTTTTTTCGGACGATATGAAGGAAAAAATCATTATCATGTGTTCAGTAAGCCGTTAGATTTTTGCCCAGATATGGCAATAGAAGAAATGGCGCAACTGTATATCTCTGAAGTTGAAGCGCAATGTCGAATTTCTCCCTATAACTGGTTTAATTTCTATCACTATTGGGTTGGAGGTGCGTAAAGTGTTCACATCCCGCACTTTTTTAGGAATCGCTTTAAGTTTTGTTTGTTTGATTTTTTCGCAGTCAGTTTTTGCTAAAGACTCGCTATCCCTTCCTTACTTGATTCAAAATTGGCCTCAGCCTTTAAACAACCAGCCCTTCAATGAAACCCGCTATGACACTCTGTTAGGTCTGACCAGTGAATATAAAGGAGCGTTCAAATTTAACAATAAATCGGATATTTCAATTGTCTATACATCGCCGATTAAAGGCAG
Proteins encoded in this window:
- a CDS encoding LpxL/LpxP family acyltransferase, encoding MSDNYHSDWTNQKERVSSFWLKLILNIALMLPRNWVKLLLHPIVCFYLLISRNQIIASRHYLNQALGRPATIRDVYRHFFWFATTILDRVYFLSGRHSAFNITYENREKWKESMQERPTQLYFGAHFGSLDAVRFLSQEIHNIKIKAVVKVDQNERIMKIFNELNPELQSGIIPNDGMNTIFDIYDALKTGSSVAILKDRSVSQEKTVEVQFFKDKIRIPISGFKLAQKRNIPVTVFFGRYEGKNHYHVFSKPLDFCPDMAIEEMAQLYISEVEAQCRISPYNWFNFYHYWVGGA